A genomic stretch from Desulfotignum balticum DSM 7044 includes:
- the pheT gene encoding phenylalanine--tRNA ligase subunit beta has product MKVTLSWIKEYIALDLEPEEIASKLTMAGLEVDAIENLYAYLQDIVVAKVLEVKKHPDADKLSCCVVDTGNSTPAHIVCGAPNVRPGMYSACALPGVILPGDVKIKKSKLRGQVSEGMLCSGAELRLDTDAAGIMDLSGEYVPGTPLNQALDFADTVFEIDLTPNRPDCLSVMGVAREAGAFVQPNQKLVKPDVTPAPQRLTGTSIHDHARVDIKDPDLCPRYCAGLLFDVTVGPSPFWLRRRLESVGLTPINNVVDVTNFVMLETGQPLHAFDYDNLADGRIVVQKAGDEKEFTTLDSKTHRLDPDMLMICDGKRPVALAGVMGGENSEIAPTTTRVLIESACFNPVSIRRTAKRTGIATDASHRFERGVDPDGTVYALQRAMALMADLGDAAMAKDMIDACPEPVVPVCIELDPVAMNIRLGTDLSVQEISRILESVAFKVQPAGKGCLMVSVPTFRVDVTRPEDLSEEVARLWGYNRIDTTYPPVPAKGRPVNPVILTRRTVRNILNGLSFSEAINYNFIAKDFCDRLRLSENDTRRNVVQILNPLSDQMSVLRTSLLPGLLENMRKNTSQQTDTLRLFEIGKTFFNTDANALPDEVEMLAGLITGNRTRQTWYAKKQPVDFFDLKGAIEDLLEGLGIKEVIFTRIDEAACPYFEPGYGAKIHKQGDIGVLGKLSHPVLRSFGLKQDAYVFELDLSAVMAHMPDQIQAKPLPRYPSISQDVTLIVERQIPVGDVMGQMKTIAEKEFLVEDMYLFDLFEGSPLAEGKKSLSFRIVYRSENKTLMEKHIRKLHAAISSRLVKAFHADLPE; this is encoded by the coding sequence ATGAAAGTCACGCTGAGCTGGATAAAAGAATATATCGCTTTGGATCTTGAACCCGAAGAGATCGCTTCGAAACTGACCATGGCCGGCCTTGAAGTGGATGCGATTGAAAATCTGTATGCGTATCTTCAGGATATTGTGGTTGCCAAAGTACTGGAGGTCAAAAAACATCCGGACGCGGATAAATTGAGCTGCTGTGTGGTGGATACCGGAAACAGTACCCCGGCCCATATTGTCTGCGGTGCGCCCAATGTTAGGCCGGGTATGTATTCGGCCTGTGCGTTGCCGGGGGTCATCCTCCCCGGAGATGTGAAAATTAAAAAAAGCAAGCTTCGGGGCCAGGTGTCGGAAGGGATGCTCTGTTCGGGCGCCGAACTTCGTTTAGATACGGACGCCGCAGGCATCATGGATCTGTCCGGAGAGTATGTTCCGGGAACACCGTTGAATCAGGCATTGGATTTTGCCGATACCGTTTTTGAAATCGATTTGACGCCCAACCGTCCCGACTGCCTGAGCGTGATGGGGGTGGCCAGAGAAGCGGGGGCTTTTGTCCAGCCGAACCAGAAGCTTGTCAAGCCGGATGTGACCCCGGCACCGCAGCGCTTAACCGGTACATCCATTCATGATCATGCCCGGGTGGATATCAAGGATCCGGACCTGTGTCCCCGATATTGTGCCGGTCTTTTGTTTGATGTGACCGTGGGACCGTCTCCTTTCTGGCTGCGGCGCCGGCTGGAATCCGTGGGACTGACGCCCATCAACAATGTGGTGGATGTGACCAATTTCGTGATGCTGGAAACCGGGCAGCCCCTGCACGCCTTTGACTACGACAATCTGGCCGACGGGCGTATCGTGGTTCAAAAAGCCGGAGATGAAAAGGAATTTACCACCCTGGACAGCAAAACACACCGTCTGGATCCAGATATGCTCATGATCTGTGACGGCAAGCGACCGGTGGCCCTGGCCGGAGTCATGGGCGGCGAGAACTCGGAAATCGCTCCAACCACCACCCGGGTTTTGATCGAAAGCGCTTGCTTCAACCCGGTTTCCATCCGAAGGACCGCCAAACGGACCGGGATTGCCACGGATGCGTCCCATCGGTTTGAACGGGGCGTGGATCCCGACGGCACGGTGTATGCGTTGCAGCGGGCCATGGCCCTGATGGCAGATCTGGGGGATGCGGCCATGGCAAAGGACATGATTGATGCCTGTCCGGAACCGGTGGTGCCGGTCTGTATTGAACTGGACCCGGTTGCCATGAACATTCGTCTGGGAACCGATCTGTCCGTCCAGGAGATTTCCCGGATTCTGGAATCAGTGGCATTCAAGGTGCAGCCGGCCGGAAAAGGCTGTCTGATGGTTTCTGTTCCCACCTTTCGTGTGGATGTCACCCGGCCGGAAGACCTGTCTGAAGAAGTGGCACGGTTATGGGGATATAACCGGATCGACACCACATATCCGCCGGTGCCGGCCAAGGGCCGTCCCGTAAATCCGGTGATCCTGACACGCCGGACTGTCCGCAATATACTCAACGGCCTGTCGTTTTCTGAAGCCATTAATTACAATTTTATTGCCAAAGATTTCTGTGACCGGCTGCGGTTGTCGGAAAACGATACCCGCCGAAATGTGGTGCAGATTCTGAACCCGCTTTCCGATCAGATGTCCGTGCTCAGGACGTCTCTTTTACCGGGCCTGCTGGAAAATATGCGGAAAAATACATCCCAGCAGACAGATACCCTGCGGCTGTTTGAAATCGGCAAAACCTTTTTCAATACAGATGCCAATGCATTGCCCGACGAAGTGGAAATGCTGGCCGGACTGATCACGGGTAACCGGACCCGGCAAACCTGGTACGCCAAAAAACAGCCCGTGGATTTTTTTGACCTCAAAGGGGCCATTGAAGATCTTCTGGAAGGACTGGGGATTAAAGAGGTGATTTTCACACGGATCGATGAAGCTGCCTGTCCCTATTTTGAACCCGGTTACGGTGCAAAGATCCACAAACAGGGGGATATCGGTGTTCTGGGAAAACTGAGCCACCCGGTGTTGAGAAGTTTCGGACTTAAACAGGATGCCTATGTGTTTGAACTGGATCTGTCGGCGGTGATGGCCCATATGCCGGACCAAATACAGGCCAAACCTCTGCCGCGATATCCTTCCATCTCCCAGGATGTGACACTGATCGTGGAGCGGCAGATTCCTGTGGGGGATGTTATGGGCCAAATGAAAACCATTGCAGAAAAAGAATTTCTGGTGGAAGACATGTATTTGTTCGACCTGTTTGAAGGCAGCCCTCTGGCCGAAGGAAAAAAGTCCTTGTCCTTTCGAATCGTGTATCGCTCTGAAAATAAAACCTTGATGGAGAAGCATATACGCAAGCTTCATGCTGCCATTTCCAGCCGTCTGGTAAAAGCGTTTCATGCGGACCTGCCGGAATAA
- the pheS gene encoding phenylalanine--tRNA ligase subunit alpha, giving the protein MQNQIHNIENQALEEVQSADTLEDLEMVSVRYLGRKGILTAFLRGISSLPEDQRPDAGKNANLLKMKLEKSIHQARSRIQTAKTGKSSGIDVTLPGRRRGYGALHPITRVLDEISDIFMRLGFDIAEGPEVETDYYNFEALNIPKYHPARDMQDTFYVSDNIVLRTHTSPSQPRTMEKTQPPVRIISAGKVFRCDSDLTHTPMFHQIEGLMVDEQISFGDLKGVLTTFVHQFFDRQTALRFRPSYFPFTEPSAEVDIQCVICKGKGCRVCSKTGWLEVLGSGMVHPAVFENVGYDTQKYTGFAFGVGIERMAMLKYGIDDIRKYFENDMRFLGQF; this is encoded by the coding sequence TTGCAAAATCAGATCCACAACATAGAAAATCAGGCACTTGAAGAGGTTCAGTCCGCAGACACTTTAGAAGATCTGGAAATGGTTTCTGTCCGGTACCTGGGGCGAAAGGGGATTTTAACCGCTTTTTTGCGGGGGATCTCTTCTCTTCCCGAAGATCAGCGCCCGGATGCCGGGAAAAATGCCAATCTGCTTAAAATGAAACTGGAAAAATCGATCCACCAGGCCCGATCCCGGATTCAGACAGCCAAAACAGGTAAAAGTTCAGGCATTGATGTGACCCTGCCGGGTCGAAGGCGAGGGTATGGAGCCCTTCATCCCATCACCCGGGTGCTGGATGAGATATCCGATATCTTCATGCGTCTGGGATTCGACATCGCAGAAGGCCCTGAAGTGGAAACCGATTATTATAATTTCGAAGCATTGAATATCCCAAAGTATCATCCGGCCAGAGACATGCAGGACACCTTTTATGTGTCGGACAATATCGTGTTGCGGACCCATACTTCTCCGTCTCAGCCCCGGACCATGGAAAAAACACAGCCCCCGGTTCGGATCATATCCGCCGGTAAAGTGTTTCGTTGTGACTCTGATCTGACCCACACCCCCATGTTTCACCAGATCGAAGGCCTGATGGTGGATGAGCAGATATCGTTTGGTGATTTAAAAGGGGTGTTGACCACGTTTGTCCATCAGTTTTTCGACCGTCAGACCGCGTTGCGGTTCCGACCCAGTTATTTTCCGTTTACCGAGCCCAGTGCGGAAGTGGATATCCAGTGTGTGATTTGCAAGGGAAAAGGATGCCGGGTGTGTTCGAAAACCGGTTGGCTGGAAGTTCTGGGATCCGGTATGGTTCATCCGGCCGTGTTTGAAAATGTGGGATATGATACCCAAAAATATACCGGGTTTGCGTTCGGTGTGGGTATCGAGCGGATGGCCATGCTCAAATACGGCATTGATGATATCCGAAAATATTTCGAGAATGATATGCGTTTTTTAGGGCAGTTTTAA
- the rplT gene encoding 50S ribosomal protein L20: MRVKRGFKARRRRNKVLKLAKGFRGGRSKLFRTAADSVDKALMYAYRDRRAKKRDFRKLWVVRINAGARMNDLSYSQFIHGLKLAGCELDRKVLADLAVSDPAGFSQLASQASARLN, from the coding sequence ATGAGAGTGAAAAGAGGGTTTAAAGCACGGCGCCGCAGAAATAAGGTGCTGAAACTGGCCAAAGGGTTCCGGGGCGGCAGAAGCAAATTGTTCAGAACTGCGGCGGATTCGGTTGATAAGGCATTGATGTATGCATACCGGGACCGGCGGGCAAAAAAGCGGGATTTCAGGAAACTGTGGGTCGTTCGAATCAATGCGGGTGCCAGAATGAATGACCTGTCCTATTCCCAGTTCATTCATGGCCTGAAGCTGGCAGGGTGTGAACTGGATCGGAAAGTACTGGCCGACCTGGCTGTTTCAGATCCGGCCGGATTTTCCCAGCTGGCTTCCCAGGCATCTGCCCGGCTGAACTGA
- the rpmI gene encoding 50S ribosomal protein L35 → MPKIKTTRAAAKRFKKTGSGKYKFRKSHASHILTKKTTKRKRSLRLDQMVAGSDMKEVRRMLPNG, encoded by the coding sequence ATGCCCAAAATTAAAACCACCCGAGCAGCAGCCAAACGGTTCAAAAAGACTGGATCCGGGAAGTACAAGTTCAGAAAATCCCATGCCAGCCATATTTTGACCAAAAAGACCACCAAACGGAAACGATCGCTTCGTTTAGATCAGATGGTTGCCGGATCTGACATGAAAGAAGTCCGGCGGATGCTGCCCAATGGGTGA
- the infC gene encoding translation initiation factor IF-3, with the protein MSKQGRQDQSNVNKGIRAEEVRVIGADGEQIGILPLAEALRIAEDQALDLVEVSPDAKPPVCKIMDHGKFKYEQTKKKQEAKKKQKTTQIKEIKVRPKTDDHDLATKARHIEKFISNNDKVKITLVFRGREVVLKEQANAVLEKVVNLTSEFAVVEQFPRFEGRVITMLLAPK; encoded by the coding sequence ATATCTAAGCAAGGACGACAGGATCAATCGAATGTGAACAAGGGAATCAGAGCTGAAGAGGTGCGTGTGATCGGCGCCGACGGGGAACAGATAGGTATTCTGCCCCTGGCGGAAGCTTTAAGGATTGCTGAAGATCAGGCCCTGGATCTGGTGGAGGTGTCTCCGGATGCAAAACCACCGGTCTGCAAGATCATGGATCATGGAAAATTCAAATACGAGCAGACCAAAAAGAAACAGGAAGCCAAAAAAAAGCAGAAAACCACACAGATCAAGGAAATAAAGGTCCGACCGAAAACCGACGACCATGATCTGGCGACCAAAGCCCGGCACATTGAAAAGTTTATCAGCAACAATGATAAGGTCAAGATTACACTGGTATTCCGGGGGCGTGAGGTGGTGCTCAAAGAACAGGCCAATGCCGTGTTGGAAAAAGTGGTGAATCTGACCTCGGAATTTGCTGTGGTTGAACAGTTTCCTCGATTTGAGGGCCGGGTGATTACCATGCTGCTTGCCCCGAAATAG
- a CDS encoding nucleoside deaminase, producing the protein MDSTHSHKNADSDDVFMLSALAQAAAALEQGEFPVGCVIVQENRIISRGARNGTIPEPGRRAIISEVDHAEIRALRQLESCPYPVMPEKCTLYCTLEPCLMCFGAIILTGIPRIVYAFEDPMGGGTVCDLASLPLLYKNCRVQVKTGVCRRKSLDLFYNFFNKKGNQYWKNSLLEQYVRDQKQHGSGK; encoded by the coding sequence ATGGATTCAACGCACAGCCATAAAAATGCCGACAGCGATGACGTCTTTATGTTGTCTGCCCTGGCCCAGGCAGCGGCAGCCCTTGAGCAGGGGGAGTTTCCCGTTGGGTGTGTGATCGTTCAGGAAAATCGGATCATCAGCCGGGGAGCCCGGAATGGAACCATCCCGGAGCCGGGTCGACGCGCCATCATCAGCGAGGTGGATCATGCGGAAATCCGTGCGCTGAGACAGTTGGAATCATGCCCTTATCCGGTGATGCCGGAAAAATGTACGTTGTATTGCACGCTGGAACCGTGTCTGATGTGCTTTGGAGCGATTATACTGACCGGGATACCCCGAATCGTTTATGCGTTTGAAGACCCGATGGGCGGGGGGACGGTATGTGACCTGGCATCATTGCCCCTGCTTTATAAAAATTGCCGGGTACAGGTAAAAACAGGGGTCTGCCGCAGAAAAAGTCTTGATCTTTTTTATAATTTTTTCAATAAAAAAGGGAATCAATACTGGAAAAACAGCCTGCTTGAGCAATATGTGCGGGATCAGAAACAGCACGGGTCGGGCAAATAA
- a CDS encoding deoxyguanosinetriphosphate triphosphohydrolase encodes MEALSKKLAEAPPNLSIRESFQKREQDFLSPYGTLSRHVTRRLSETSVCNIRTPFQLDRDRIVYSNSFRRLKYKTQVFLSPLGDHYRTRLTHTLEVSEIARNIARAMRMNEDLAEAVALGHDLGHTPFGHAGEIALTEVHSPHFTHSNQSLRVVDTLENKGRGLNLTREVRDGILKHSKGFGNIIPAVAGETAVTVEGRIVRIADIMAYLNHDLDDALRGKVVTMDEVPDICLKKLGKTHSVRASTMIENLVSHSGPENGRFILELGQDIFNAMTILRKFLYEKVYRSPGVHNEFVKAKKIIEGLYRYFVVHPDHLQLELEKMEMAPWDAENNSLKRSVCDVIASMTDRYALEIYSKLFLPNPLV; translated from the coding sequence ATGGAAGCGTTATCAAAAAAATTAGCTGAAGCCCCACCGAACCTGAGCATCAGAGAAAGTTTTCAAAAGCGGGAGCAGGATTTTCTGTCCCCCTATGGCACTTTGAGCCGGCACGTCACCCGACGGCTTTCAGAAACATCCGTCTGTAATATACGGACCCCGTTTCAACTGGATCGGGACCGGATCGTTTATTCCAATTCTTTCCGACGGCTCAAGTATAAAACGCAAGTCTTTCTTTCACCGTTGGGAGATCATTACCGGACCCGGCTGACCCACACCCTTGAAGTGTCGGAAATTGCCAGAAATATCGCCCGGGCCATGCGCATGAATGAAGACCTGGCAGAAGCCGTGGCACTGGGCCACGACTTGGGTCATACCCCGTTCGGACATGCCGGAGAAATTGCACTCACTGAAGTCCATTCCCCGCATTTCACCCATTCCAACCAAAGCCTCAGGGTCGTGGACACCCTCGAAAACAAAGGCCGGGGACTGAACCTGACCCGGGAGGTCAGGGACGGGATTCTCAAACACTCCAAAGGATTCGGCAACATCATTCCCGCCGTGGCCGGTGAGACGGCGGTCACCGTGGAAGGACGGATTGTCCGGATAGCCGATATCATGGCCTATCTGAATCACGATCTGGACGATGCCCTTCGAGGCAAGGTGGTCACCATGGATGAAGTGCCTGACATCTGTCTGAAAAAACTGGGGAAAACCCATTCCGTCCGGGCCAGTACCATGATCGAGAATCTGGTGAGTCACAGTGGCCCGGAAAACGGCAGATTCATTCTGGAGCTTGGACAGGACATTTTCAACGCCATGACCATTTTAAGAAAATTTCTCTATGAAAAGGTTTACCGGTCTCCCGGGGTGCACAATGAATTTGTCAAAGCCAAAAAAATTATTGAAGGACTGTATCGGTACTTTGTTGTCCATCCCGATCACTTGCAGCTGGAACTTGAAAAAATGGAAATGGCTCCCTGGGATGCTGAAAACAACAGCTTGAAACGATCGGTCTGCGATGTGATTGCCAGCATGACCGACCGATATGCCTTAGAGATCTATTCCAAACTGTTTTTACCCAATCCTCTGGTATAG
- a CDS encoding YkgJ family cysteine cluster protein: MIPHNFSSLIQLYENMDRSYDRVADRYNFHCDGCSDNCCTSLFFHHTFIEKAYLIQGFLQMTSTLRKEIQDKAADYVRQTFAHDKAGQPLKLMCPLNHKGRCTLYIYRPMICRLHGLPHELHPPGRRVIRGPGCDAGQFATRDYIPFDRTPFYTQMAALEQQFKKQQNRTGRIRETIAQMLLDPGN; encoded by the coding sequence ATGATCCCACATAATTTTTCTTCTCTGATACAGCTGTACGAAAACATGGACCGATCCTATGACCGGGTGGCGGACCGATATAATTTTCATTGCGACGGGTGCAGTGACAATTGCTGCACCTCTTTGTTTTTCCATCATACCTTTATTGAAAAAGCGTATCTGATTCAGGGATTTTTGCAGATGACGTCAACGCTTAGAAAAGAGATTCAAGACAAAGCCGCCGACTATGTCAGACAGACTTTTGCCCATGACAAGGCCGGCCAGCCCCTGAAATTGATGTGCCCGCTCAACCACAAAGGCCGCTGCACCCTGTATATATACAGACCCATGATCTGCCGGCTCCATGGATTGCCCCATGAACTGCACCCGCCCGGACGTCGGGTGATCCGGGGGCCGGGATGCGATGCCGGGCAGTTTGCCACCCGAGACTATATTCCTTTTGACAGAACGCCGTTTTATACCCAAATGGCGGCCCTGGAACAACAGTTCAAAAAGCAACAAAATCGGACCGGCCGTATCCGGGAAACCATTGCCCAGATGTTGCTCGATCCCGGGAACTGA
- a CDS encoding SDR family NAD(P)-dependent oxidoreductase: MDETHKIALVLGAVKGIGKGIGLALAERGVKLILTRHDWEDAFDRMEADFADTGAEHHILTADLRQIDQVSRIADFIRKRFGRLDILVNNIERGGWPAVHGPYVEEQWDLEIETTLKAKRWVFDAMFPLLKASEDAVVVNLSSVAAITGRSGPAALVFNDGYAAANKGIQSLTETWARMGAPNVRVNELMLGLFETRHAQGTRGWEQVLTVAEKQALVDHTLAGRTGTIEDVVKACLFMIQDAPYLTGSVLRLDGGFVLGGENVPPMPRGVL, translated from the coding sequence ATGGATGAGACCCATAAAATCGCATTGGTACTGGGAGCGGTCAAAGGGATTGGAAAAGGGATCGGTCTGGCTCTGGCGGAACGGGGAGTCAAATTAATTTTGACCCGGCATGACTGGGAGGATGCATTTGACCGGATGGAGGCGGATTTTGCCGATACCGGTGCAGAACATCACATACTGACAGCGGATTTGCGCCAGATTGATCAGGTGTCTCGAATTGCAGATTTTATCCGGAAGCGGTTTGGCAGACTGGATATTCTTGTCAACAATATTGAACGGGGGGGGTGGCCCGCAGTTCACGGGCCGTATGTGGAAGAACAATGGGATCTGGAAATCGAAACCACCCTGAAAGCCAAGCGCTGGGTGTTTGATGCCATGTTTCCTTTGCTCAAGGCATCTGAAGATGCCGTGGTGGTCAATCTGTCTTCCGTGGCAGCCATCACCGGCCGGTCCGGCCCGGCGGCCCTGGTGTTCAATGACGGGTATGCGGCAGCCAACAAAGGGATTCAAAGCCTCACTGAAACCTGGGCCCGCATGGGTGCCCCCAATGTCCGGGTGAACGAACTGATGCTGGGGTTATTCGAGACCCGTCATGCCCAGGGGACAAGGGGATGGGAACAGGTGCTCACTGTGGCGGAAAAACAGGCCCTGGTGGATCATACCCTTGCCGGGCGGACCGGCACCATCGAGGATGTGGTCAAGGCCTGTCTGTTCATGATTCAGGACGCCCCTTATCTGACCGGCAGCGTCCTCCGCCTGGACGGCGGTTTTGTGCTGGGCGGGGAAAATGTCCCGCCCATGCCCCGGGGAGTGCTGTAA
- a CDS encoding YkgJ family cysteine cluster protein: protein MTRDMTPVGLDDPMSFACGPDNVCFNDCCRDLDQVLTPYDVLRLKNHLHLSSQTFLQTYTVRHFGPASGLPVVTLKFSPATGYACPFVTETGCLVYPDRPASCRLYPLARAISRSRESGEIREYYALIQEAHCKGFSVKGTQTVGQWLAGQDVAQHNMNNDKLMELIRLKNSIMPGPLSDDQSNLFYLSLYNLDEFRRQIFSMNLLEGLAVPGLIMGKIRTCDDALLDLGLKWVRYQLFGIVMDQF, encoded by the coding sequence ATGACCCGGGATATGACACCGGTTGGTTTAGATGATCCAATGAGTTTTGCCTGTGGACCGGACAATGTATGCTTTAACGACTGTTGCAGGGATCTGGATCAGGTGTTGACGCCTTATGATGTGCTGCGGCTTAAAAATCATCTGCACCTGTCATCCCAGACGTTTTTACAAACATATACGGTCCGGCATTTTGGACCGGCCTCGGGCCTGCCTGTGGTGACATTGAAATTCAGTCCGGCCACCGGATATGCCTGCCCGTTTGTGACAGAGACCGGCTGTTTGGTTTATCCGGACCGGCCGGCATCCTGCCGGCTGTATCCCCTGGCCCGGGCCATATCCCGGTCCCGTGAGTCTGGTGAAATCCGTGAATATTATGCCCTCATCCAAGAAGCGCATTGCAAAGGATTCAGCGTTAAGGGCACCCAGACTGTGGGTCAGTGGCTGGCGGGTCAGGATGTGGCGCAGCATAACATGAATAATGATAAGCTCATGGAACTGATCCGTCTGAAAAACAGCATTATGCCCGGTCCGCTTTCTGATGATCAGTCAAATCTGTTTTATCTGTCTTTATATAATCTGGATGAATTCCGCCGGCAGATTTTCAGTATGAATTTGCTGGAAGGGCTGGCTGTGCCCGGGCTGATCATGGGTAAAATTCGCACCTGTGATGACGCGTTGCTGGATTTAGGGTTGAAATGGGTGCGGTATCAATTGTTTGGTATTGTCATGGATCAATTTTAA
- the aprB gene encoding adenylyl-sulfate reductase subunit beta has product MPTFVITEKCDGCKGGDKTACMYICPNDLMVLDPNEMKAYNQEPDQCWECYSCVKICPSQAIEVRGYNDFVPMGASVVPMLGTEDVMWTCKFRNGVVKRFKFPIRTTPEGEANSYDDLKGKDLNSGLLSTEEADGRNFPTPTELA; this is encoded by the coding sequence ATGCCGACTTTTGTAATCACAGAAAAATGTGACGGCTGTAAAGGCGGGGATAAAACAGCATGTATGTACATCTGCCCGAATGATCTGATGGTTCTGGATCCCAATGAAATGAAAGCGTACAATCAGGAACCGGATCAGTGCTGGGAATGTTATTCCTGTGTAAAAATCTGTCCGTCCCAGGCCATTGAAGTCAGGGGCTACAATGACTTTGTCCCCATGGGCGCATCTGTTGTTCCCATGCTGGGAACCGAAGATGTCATGTGGACCTGCAAGTTCAGAAATGGTGTGGTAAAACGGTTCAAGTTCCCCATCAGGACCACCCCTGAAGGAGAAGCCAATTCCTATGATGATCTCAAAGGAAAAGATCTGAATTCCGGCCTTCTGTCCACAGAAGAAGCGGACGGGCGTAACTTCCCGACCCCCACGGAACTGGCATAG